The Primulina eburnea isolate SZY01 chromosome 6, ASM2296580v1, whole genome shotgun sequence genome contains a region encoding:
- the LOC140834526 gene encoding bZIP transcription factor 16-like isoform X1, protein MGSSEVDKSSKEGKEAKEPKTPLQEHTPAVSGMVATDWSGFQAYSPMPPPGFLASSPQAHPYMWGVQQFIPPYGTPPHPYVAMYPHGGIYAHPTMAPGSYPFSPFTMPSPNGVAETSANSPSNMEVDGKSFEGKEKLPIKRSKGSLVSLNMITGKNNEPGKMSGASANGLHSKSAESASEGSSEGSDADSENELPEKSGGQQDSAERNSQNGGLATPHPMVNQTMSIVPMPAAGAVGGIPGPTTNLNIGMDYWGTAPASAIPPMREKVPASSVVGGMVASVSRDNAQSQPWIQDERELKRQRRKQSNRESARRSRLRKQAECDELAQRAEAMKEENASLRTELARIRNEYEQLLAQNASLKERLGELPDQEDPRCSLDDQRRSHAE, encoded by the exons ATGGGAAGTAGTGAAGTGGATAAATCTTCGAAGGAGGGGAAAGAAGCAAAGGAACCAAAAACTCCTTTACAG GAACATACTCCAGCTGTTTCAGGCATGGTTGCTACCGATTGGTCTGGATTTCAG GCATATTCTCCTATGCCTCCACCTGGGTTCTTGGCATCAAGTCCACAGGCCCACCCTTACATGTGGGGTGTTCAG CAATTTATTCCACCATATGGCACCCCTCCACATCCATATGTTGCTATGTACCCTCATGGGGGTATATATGCACATCCAACTATGGCTCCG GGATCTTATCCCTTTAGTCCTTTCACTATGCCTTCTCCAAACGGTGTTGCTGAAACCTCT GCCAACTCTCCTAGCAACATGGAGGTGGATGGCAAGTCATTTGAAGGGAAGGAAAAGCTGCCAATCAAAAGATCCAAGGGAAGTTTGGTCAGTTTAAACATGATCACTGGGAAGAATAATGAACCTGGAAAAATGTCAGGTGCATCTGCAAATGGTTTGCATTCTAAAAG TGCTGAAAGTGCTAGTGAAGGTTCAAGTGAAGGAAGTGATGCTGATTCTGAAAAC GAATTGCCCGAGAAGTCTGGTGGCCAGCAAGATTCAG CTGAACGCAATTCTCAGAATGGAGGGCTGGCCACGCCTCACCCTATGGTAAATCAAACAATGTCTATTGTGCCAATGCCAGCAGCAGGGGCAGTAGGTGGTATTCCTGGTCCCACAACTAACTTAAACATTGGAATGGATTATTGGGGTACTGCTCCAGCTTCTGCTATACCTCCCATGCGAGAAAAGGTACCTGCTTCTTCAGTTGTTGGAGGAATGGTTGCTTCTGTATCACGGGACAATGCTCAGTCACAGCCCTGGATACAG GATGAAAGGGAGCTCAAAAGACAGAGAAGAAAGCAGTCAAACAGGGAATCTGCTCGTCGATCTAGATTACGCAAGCAG GCAGAATGCGATGAACTTGCCCAACGTGCAGAAGCAATGAAAGAAGAAAATGCATCGCTCAGGACAGAATTGGCTCGGATAAGGAATGAGTacgagcaacttcttgctcagaATGCATCACTCAAG GAGCGACTTGGTGAACTACCTGATCAAGAAGATCCAAGGTGCAGTCTGGATGATCAGCGGAGATCACATGCAGAGTGA
- the LOC140834526 gene encoding bZIP transcription factor 16-like isoform X2: MGSSEVDKSSKEGKEAKEPKTPLQEHTPAVSGMVATDWSGFQAYSPMPPPGFLASSPQAHPYMWGVQQFIPPYGTPPHPYVAMYPHGGIYAHPTMAPGSYPFSPFTMPSPNGVAETSANSPSNMEVDGKSFEGKEKLPIKRSKGSLVSLNMITGKNNEPGKMSGASANGLHSKSAESASEGSSEGSDADSENELPEKSGGQQDSAERNSQNGGLATPHPMVNQTMSIVPMPAAGAVGGIPGPTTNLNIGMDYWGTAPASAIPPMREKVPASSVVGGMVASVSRDNAQSQPWDERELKRQRRKQSNRESARRSRLRKQAECDELAQRAEAMKEENASLRTELARIRNEYEQLLAQNASLKERLGELPDQEDPRCSLDDQRRSHAE; this comes from the exons ATGGGAAGTAGTGAAGTGGATAAATCTTCGAAGGAGGGGAAAGAAGCAAAGGAACCAAAAACTCCTTTACAG GAACATACTCCAGCTGTTTCAGGCATGGTTGCTACCGATTGGTCTGGATTTCAG GCATATTCTCCTATGCCTCCACCTGGGTTCTTGGCATCAAGTCCACAGGCCCACCCTTACATGTGGGGTGTTCAG CAATTTATTCCACCATATGGCACCCCTCCACATCCATATGTTGCTATGTACCCTCATGGGGGTATATATGCACATCCAACTATGGCTCCG GGATCTTATCCCTTTAGTCCTTTCACTATGCCTTCTCCAAACGGTGTTGCTGAAACCTCT GCCAACTCTCCTAGCAACATGGAGGTGGATGGCAAGTCATTTGAAGGGAAGGAAAAGCTGCCAATCAAAAGATCCAAGGGAAGTTTGGTCAGTTTAAACATGATCACTGGGAAGAATAATGAACCTGGAAAAATGTCAGGTGCATCTGCAAATGGTTTGCATTCTAAAAG TGCTGAAAGTGCTAGTGAAGGTTCAAGTGAAGGAAGTGATGCTGATTCTGAAAAC GAATTGCCCGAGAAGTCTGGTGGCCAGCAAGATTCAG CTGAACGCAATTCTCAGAATGGAGGGCTGGCCACGCCTCACCCTATGGTAAATCAAACAATGTCTATTGTGCCAATGCCAGCAGCAGGGGCAGTAGGTGGTATTCCTGGTCCCACAACTAACTTAAACATTGGAATGGATTATTGGGGTACTGCTCCAGCTTCTGCTATACCTCCCATGCGAGAAAAGGTACCTGCTTCTTCAGTTGTTGGAGGAATGGTTGCTTCTGTATCACGGGACAATGCTCAGTCACAGCCCTG GGATGAAAGGGAGCTCAAAAGACAGAGAAGAAAGCAGTCAAACAGGGAATCTGCTCGTCGATCTAGATTACGCAAGCAG GCAGAATGCGATGAACTTGCCCAACGTGCAGAAGCAATGAAAGAAGAAAATGCATCGCTCAGGACAGAATTGGCTCGGATAAGGAATGAGTacgagcaacttcttgctcagaATGCATCACTCAAG GAGCGACTTGGTGAACTACCTGATCAAGAAGATCCAAGGTGCAGTCTGGATGATCAGCGGAGATCACATGCAGAGTGA
- the LOC140834526 gene encoding bZIP transcription factor 68-like isoform X3, protein MGSSEVDKSSKEGKEAKEPKTPLQEHTPAVSGMVATDWSGFQAYSPMPPPGFLASSPQAHPYMWGVQQFIPPYGTPPHPYVAMYPHGGIYAHPTMAPGSYPFSPFTMPSPNGVAETSANSPSNMEVDGKSFEGKEKLPIKRSKGSLVSLNMITGKNNEPGKMSGASANGLHSKSAESASEGSSEGSDADSENELPEKSGGQQDSAERNSQNGGLATPHPMVNQTMSIVPMPAAGAVGGIPGPTTNLNIGMDYWGTAPASAIPPMREKDERELKRQRRKQSNRESARRSRLRKQAECDELAQRAEAMKEENASLRTELARIRNEYEQLLAQNASLKERLGELPDQEDPRCSLDDQRRSHAE, encoded by the exons ATGGGAAGTAGTGAAGTGGATAAATCTTCGAAGGAGGGGAAAGAAGCAAAGGAACCAAAAACTCCTTTACAG GAACATACTCCAGCTGTTTCAGGCATGGTTGCTACCGATTGGTCTGGATTTCAG GCATATTCTCCTATGCCTCCACCTGGGTTCTTGGCATCAAGTCCACAGGCCCACCCTTACATGTGGGGTGTTCAG CAATTTATTCCACCATATGGCACCCCTCCACATCCATATGTTGCTATGTACCCTCATGGGGGTATATATGCACATCCAACTATGGCTCCG GGATCTTATCCCTTTAGTCCTTTCACTATGCCTTCTCCAAACGGTGTTGCTGAAACCTCT GCCAACTCTCCTAGCAACATGGAGGTGGATGGCAAGTCATTTGAAGGGAAGGAAAAGCTGCCAATCAAAAGATCCAAGGGAAGTTTGGTCAGTTTAAACATGATCACTGGGAAGAATAATGAACCTGGAAAAATGTCAGGTGCATCTGCAAATGGTTTGCATTCTAAAAG TGCTGAAAGTGCTAGTGAAGGTTCAAGTGAAGGAAGTGATGCTGATTCTGAAAAC GAATTGCCCGAGAAGTCTGGTGGCCAGCAAGATTCAG CTGAACGCAATTCTCAGAATGGAGGGCTGGCCACGCCTCACCCTATGGTAAATCAAACAATGTCTATTGTGCCAATGCCAGCAGCAGGGGCAGTAGGTGGTATTCCTGGTCCCACAACTAACTTAAACATTGGAATGGATTATTGGGGTACTGCTCCAGCTTCTGCTATACCTCCCATGCGAGAAAAG GATGAAAGGGAGCTCAAAAGACAGAGAAGAAAGCAGTCAAACAGGGAATCTGCTCGTCGATCTAGATTACGCAAGCAG GCAGAATGCGATGAACTTGCCCAACGTGCAGAAGCAATGAAAGAAGAAAATGCATCGCTCAGGACAGAATTGGCTCGGATAAGGAATGAGTacgagcaacttcttgctcagaATGCATCACTCAAG GAGCGACTTGGTGAACTACCTGATCAAGAAGATCCAAGGTGCAGTCTGGATGATCAGCGGAGATCACATGCAGAGTGA
- the LOC140834528 gene encoding 26S proteasome non-ATPase regulatory subunit 8 homolog A-like, translating to MDPKITEVSQMFERFQAAFVRKDYDTCARLLSQLKVLLTEFKSLPPLFQETPNNIRELTLARDIYEYAVVLSVKTEDQDAFERDFFQLKPYYTDARGRLPLSAQEYPILGLNLLRLLVQNRIAEFHTELELLPPNALENPCIKHAVELEQSFMEGAYNRVLSARQAVPHETYVYFMDLLAKTVRDEIAGCSEKAYDSLSIKDARQILLFSSDQELSEYINEEHPEWEIKNGFVFFQRSKESTPCKEIPSLQLINQTLSYARELERIV from the exons ATGGATCCGAAAATCACCGAGGTTTCCCAAATGTTTGAGAGGTTCCAAGCGGCTTTCGTGCGGAAGGATTATGATACTTGTGCTAGACTCCTCTCGCAGCTCAAg GTTCTATTAACAGAATTTAAGAGTCTGCCTCCATTATTTCAGGAAACACCAAATAACATCCGTGAATTGACGCTAGCAA GGGACATATACGAATATGCAGTTGTTCTTAGTGTGAAAACTGAGGATCAGGATGCTTTTGAGCGGGATTTTTTCCAATTGAAACCATACTATACGGATGCCCG AGGCCGTCTCCCACTATCAGCTCAGGAGTATCCTATTTTGGGTCTCAACCTTTTGAGACTCCTTGTGCAAAACAGAATCGCTGAATTCCACACTGAGTTGGAATTACTTCCTCCTAATGCTTTAGAGAATCCTTGCATCAAGCATGCCGTTGAGTTGGAGCAATCTTTCATGGAAGGAGCCTATAATCGTGTGTTGAGTGCTAGACAAGCTGTACCTCATGAAACATATGTTTATTTCATGGACTTACTGGCAAAGACAGTCAG GGATGAGATAGCTGGATGCAGTGAAAAGGCATATGATTCCCTTTCAATAAAAGATGCAAGGCAAATCCTGCTGTTTTCTTCGGATCAAGAATTATCTGAATACATCAACGAG GAGCATCCCGAGTGGGAGATCAAGAATggatttgtatttttccaaagATCTAAAGAATCGACGCCTTGCAAGGAGATTCCATCTTTGCAGCTGATCAACCAGACACTCAGTTATGCTAGGGAATTGGAGCGGATTGTGTGA
- the LOC140834529 gene encoding auxin response factor 9-like, with translation MANTGSFCQQQSRYSVEGTVVKDTLFVELWKACAGPLVDVPNVGEKVYYFPQGHMEQLEVSTNQELNERIPMFNLPSKILCRVFNIQLLAEKDTDEVYAQITLMPETDQTEPRSLDNSPEEPPRPAVHSFCKVLTASDTSTHGGFSVLRKHANECLPPLDMSQQTPTQELIAKDLHEVEWHFKHIFRGQPRRHLLTTGWSTFVTSKRLVAGDSFVFLRGENGELRVGVRRHTRQQSSMPSSLISSQSMHLGVLATASHAVSTRTPFVIYYKPRTSQFIIGLNKYLEAVNHEFGVGMRFKMRFEGEDSPERRFSGTIVGVEDKSSNWEDSKWRSLKVQWDEHASIPRPERVSPWEIEPSVVSTPTSIIQTQTMKHKRLRSHVEIPVPETPTSTVSTAWNLGHESYQVYRNLEEQGTNHMAIPQATPPRLNTSFNMIAEEMEESKGASARSIILNPSASSLGRQSNSLLSSQNDGKKFDTVVTCRLFGIDLKRPSLVNLCENCPPKSLDTRKYGGEVRIPSMVLSCYSEQKSGGFKDLKDVKQDQVQVPTKEIQSGQNQNHPLRSRTKVQMQGVAVGRAVDLTALNGYEELITEIEEMFEIKGELRSRKKLEIVFTDDEGDMMLMGDDPWPEFCNMVRRIFICPSQDVKKMEETKIPLPPSAEYKD, from the exons ATGGCAAATACGGGATCATTTTGTCAGCAGCAGAGCAGATATTCAGTTGAAG GGACTGTAGTAAAGGATACGCTGTTCGTAGAATTATGGAAGGCTTGCGCTGGTCCTTTGGTGGATGTTCCGAATGTTGGGGAAAAAGTTTACTATTTTCCACAGGGTCACATGGAGCAA TTAGAAGTATCAACAAATCAAGAACTGAATGAAAGAATACCAATGTTTAATCTGCCCTCAAAGATCCTTTGCCGTGTTTTCAACATTCAGCTGTTG GCTGAAAAAGACACTGATGAAGTTTATGCACAGATCACATTGATGCCAGAAACAGAT CAAACTGAGCCAAGAAGCCTTGATAACTCTCCGGAGGAGCCTCCTAGACCTGCAGTGCACTCATTCTGCAAGGTTTTGACTGCGTCAGATACAAGTACCCATGGTGGATTCTCTGTCCTTCGAAAACATGCTAATGAATGCCTGCCTCCGCTG GACATGTCCCAACAGACACCAACACAAGAACTGATAGCCAAGGATTTGCATGAGGTCGAATGGCATTTTAAGCATATTTTTAGAG GTCAACCTCGAAGGCATTTGCTAACGACGGGATGGAGTACCTTTGTTACTTCTAAGAGATTAGTTGCTGgggattcttttgtatttttgaG GGGAGAGAATGGAGAATTACGTGTTGGGGTCAGACGCCATACCCGTCAACAAAGCTCGATGCCATCGTCGCTGATTTCAAGTCAGAGCATGCACCTCGGAGTGCTTGCCACGGCATCTCATGCTGTTTCAACTCGAACACCGTTTGTTATTTACTACAAGCCAAG AACAAGTCAGTTCATTATTGGCCTCAACAAATATCTTGAAGCTGTAAACCATGAATTTGGAGTTGGCATGAGATTCAAGATGCGTTTTGAGGGGGAGGATTCTCCGGAGAGAAG GTTTTCGGGTACAATAGTTGGTGTTGAGGATAAATCTTCCAATTGGGAAGATTCTAAATGGCGATCACTCAAG GTTCAATGGGATGAACATGCATCTATTCCGAGACCTGAAAGGGTTTCTCCATGGGAGATCGAACCGTCCGTGGTGTCAACACCCACAAGCATTATTCAGACCCAGACAATGAAGCATAAAAGGCTTCGATCACATGTTGAAATTCCGGTTCCTG AAACACCAACTTCAACTGTGTCAACTGCCTGGAATCTGGGTCACGAATCCTATCAAGTTTATCGCAATCTTGAGGAACAAGGGACTAACCACATGGCTATTCCGCAAGCTACACCACCCCGTCTGAATACTTCTTTTAAtatgattgctgaagaaatgGAAGAAAGTAAAGGTGCATCGGCTAGGTCTATCATTTTGAACCCTTCAGCATCAAGCTTGGGAAGACAAAGCAACAGTCTTTTGTCTTCCCAGAATGACGGAAAGAAATTTGATACTGTTGTAACATGTCGGTTATTTGGGATTGATTTGAAACGTCCTTCCCTCGTGAACCTTTGTGAGAACTGCCCTCCCAAATCATTGGACACACGAAAATATGGTGGTGAAGTGCGCATTCCAAGTATGGTATTATCATGTTACTCGGAGCAGAAATCCGGTGGTTTCAAGGATTTGAAAGACGTGAAGCAAGACCAGGTTCAAGTACCAACCAAGGAGATTCAGAGCGGACAGAATCAGAATCATCCGCTTAGAAGTCGCACCAAG GTACAAATGCAAGGGGTTGCTGTTGGTCGTGCTGTGGATTTAACGGCATTGAATGGATATGAAGAGCTTATAACCGAAATAGAAGAGATGTTTGAAATCAAGGGAGAGCTGAGATCCCGAAAGAAGCTGGAAATAGTGTTCACAGATGACGAAGGGGATATGATGCTGATGGGTGATGATCCGTGGCC AGAATTCTGCAACATGGTTCGAAGAATTTTCATCTGTCCTAGCCAAGACGTGAAGAAAATGGAAGAAACCAAGATCCCTTTACCTCCATCTGCAGAATACAAAGATTGA
- the LOC140834530 gene encoding abscisic acid receptor PYL8-like produces MVITANGDALTAGKEEFIKRHHKHEVGDDQCTSSLVKHIKAPLPLVWSLVRRFDQPQSYKPFVSRCIMQGDLKIGTVREVNVKSGLPATTSRERLELLDDEEHIFSMRIVGGDHRLKNYSSVITVHPEIIDGRPGTMAIESFVVDVPDGNTKDETCYFVEALIKCNLKSLADVSERLALQDRTEPVN; encoded by the exons ATGGTCATCACAGCTAACGGCGATGCGCTCACCGCTGGGAAGGAGGAGTTCATCAAGCGACACCACAAGCATGAAGTAGGCGATGACCAGTGTACTTCCTCCTTGGTCAAACACATCAAAGCTCCCCTGCCTCTC GTTTGGTCGCTGGTGAGGAGATTTGACCAGCCTCAGAGCTACAAGCCGTTTGTGAGTAGATGTATAATGCAGGGTGATTTGAAAATCGGAACTGTCAGAGAGGTGAATGTGAAGTCGGGACTTCCGGCTACTACGAGCAGGGAGAGGCTGGAGCTGTTGGACGATGAGGAGCACATTTTCAGTATGCGGATTGTCGGCGGTGATCATCGGCTCAAG AACTATTCTTCTGTCATCACTGTCCATCCCGAAATTATTGATGGGAGACCAGGGACCATGGCCATTGAGTCATTTGTAGTGGATGTGCCAGATGGGAACACTAAAGATGAAACATGCTACTTTGTTGAGGCCCTGATAAAGTGCAACCTCAAATCACTTGCTGATGTGTCCGAGCGTCTTGCTTTGCAGGATCGGACAGAACCCGTCAATTAA